The following is a genomic window from Bactrocera tryoni isolate S06 chromosome 2, CSIRO_BtryS06_freeze2, whole genome shotgun sequence.
CAAAACAAGCTTAGGAAAGATATTCAGATAAAGTGACAATAACTGTCCTGACAATCACAATATAGAGAGATGTGGTTCAAGAAATGTTAAGaagcgaaaataaatattttgtgaaatagaCTTTAAGGGCTTCAAAAACTTCAAGAGAAGAGTATATTATTCAGACGGTTAACAGTCCACAGTAACAGTTAGGATTATACTCGTATTCAAAGAATctaatagaaaaaattccataaaatttagaaatcaTTTCTCTAAAAGCATGATTAAGAGCTTAAGCATGGAaccaaaaaagttaaataagcTAAACCTAACCTGTATAATCGTAAAGTAACCAATATATTTTATCACATGAAACATTCTTCTTCCAGCACCTTCCACTGGCAGTGGCTATTCCTACTCACCAAGCGCATCAGCAAGTGGTGGTCTCGCTCAACTACCTGTTGGCATCATAAGCAGCAAATTGGGTCTGATCTCCAGTCTACTTTCCACTtttggtggtggtggcggtggcggttTTGGACTTGGCTTCAAATCCAATGTAGCTGCCACGACACGCAGACCAAAGAAGACCAGCAAGAGCACAACCGAACCGAATACTGTCTTTACACCGGAGACAAGCACAAAAGcatatacaataacaacaacgaccACCGCTGCTACAACTACAACGACGACCACTGCGGCACCTGAGGAACCTGTGAGCACAACAACTGCTGCCACAATCGATGTCAAGCCAACAGTGATCGCACAGCGCCCAGCTGTCATTGAACCGACGGAAGCGAGCGAAAGTGTAGCTAGTAGCAATGTAAATAGTGGATTCGAAGTCATTTATGACAATACAAATAATGGAAATCAGAGTGGCGGTTTAGCACTGACAAATGCGGAGGGTACTTCCAATGCTTTTTCAACAGGTGGGGCCGATGGTGTCAATGCTGCTAGCTCCAGTGGTTCTAATGGTGGATATGAAGTCATTTACTCCAACTCGGGAACCGGTGGTTTGAAAGCTTCTGCTGAGGTTGGAGGTTCAAGCGGACTCGGTGGTTCAGGCGGATTCGGTTTTTCTGGTGCAATTGGAGGTGCAGTCGGAGGTTCAAAAGTTTCAACAAATGGGGCCAGTGGTGTCAATGTTGCTAGCTCTAGTGGTTCTAAAGGTGGATATGAAGTCATTTACTCCAACTCGGGTACCGGTGGTTTGAAAGCTTCTGCTGAGGTTGGAGGTTCCAGCGGACTCGGAGGTTCAGGCGGATTTGGTTTGTCTGGTGCAATTGGGGGTGCAGTCGGAGGTTCAAAAGTTTCAACAAATGGGGCCAGTGGTGTCAATGTTGCCACCCCTAGTGGTTCTAAAGGTGGATATGAAGTCATTTACTCCAACTCGGGTACCGGTGGTTTGAAAGCTTCTGCTGAGGTTGGAGGTTCCAGCGGACTCGGAGGTTCAGGCGGATTCGGTTTGTCTGGTGCAATTGGAGGTGCAACTGGAAGTTCTGGCGGGTTTGGAATTTCTGGCGCTGTCGGAGGTTCTAACGCTTTCGGTATTTCTGGCGGAAGTGGAAGCTCTAACACAGCTGGAAGCGCAAGTTTAAGTGCTGGTGGTCTTACAAGTGGTGGCCTCACGAGCGGACGCCCCAAGATTAGTGGATACAGCTACAATAAACCGGAAGACACAAGTTTAAAGCAGAAATTTTCGGCGGAAATTTGAGCAACACCTACTTGCCAGTATACAGGTTCAGATAGAGGAAGCGTGATAAAATTGAACTTAGCGATCATCGATCTAATTTAGTATTTAGCTCTAGCAGTGTGTGTTACGaaaacgatttgttaaaataaaataaaatctaaaatattaagGAAATAATTAGCTACTTACTCCATCCGTATTCATTAGCACGCTTATTAGTAGGCGAAAATTCCAGCTTTTGGCGGAAGCATTAATGGCTTATTGCGTAATCCTCCCAAAACTGGAAAGTGTAGCAGCCGAAAACAGGTAAGCGCTTCCAGCTAGATTTGTGTACAATTCCGCTATGCGCCTGCAGAATTCCGAACCAATTATTTGCATTCTGACCAATCTCGTATTGCCTTTTCTGCTGTGGCTTGTTGACTTGTGCATATTtcgcttgcttttttgtttgcttttgtctTCTTGATTTTATCATTCGCAtgagattttatctattttggcTTTAAGACATTAAATGGCATTCAACAAACATAAGTGTGTACAAATGTATCGAAGTTGGCGTGTAGGTGTTTTGACAAAACGCCGTGCTTTGacaataaaaaacttattttgaatatttcatgaTTCACAACTTTTGTTTAGAAATGCAGCACAAAAAGAgttgaaaattcaataaaaatgtaaatacattGACGCATTTAAgtttgcatatgtgtatgtttgtacatataatgTTGAAGCCTCATGTTGACAATctgttttacattttaaaaccataaaatcttattaagtaataaaatatatgaaaaatcgATGAAATAGATTTCGGTAGATTTTGTAGTTTCCACTTAACTTTGACTTATAACTTCATAAATAATTAAGCTAGACATAGGACGGCTAATATACTAAtatgggcaaaaaataataagacttttttaatttaaagttcgCGCAAAAATACAGtcgtcgaaaaaatattttcgtatttttaatcaaatttcaacttattttttatatttatactagtaaaaaaacaaacatgtaCCATATTGGTCTACCACCTTTTGCGATTTTCCCGCTAGAatcattatttcatcagtgtaaatcgaaatttcgaaatttccaaaacggaaACGTCACAGAATCGTCTccgtaaattttacaaatttcattgatggcttgcgtggcactcttccttttttttataaaaaaatttcaaaaaaagcttgtttcttcatttttgaacaacagtaacttttttcaagcttctcgaattttttttttcggttgAATGAActttaaaatctcacctttccaacactacatggtatgacacaatgtaatTGTTAGGACTGGAAATATATGACTCCAACGacaactattgacaaaatacgaaaagattttttcgaccaCCCAATATTTTTCTTCTACGTTGATATGGCTGTCAATAACGTCTGTGCCAAATCACATCAAAATTATCGTTAGTGTTTGGTATATAAGCTTGTcttttgaagtacataaagtgcattcggcgatttttacgacgagtgaaattatacaacaaaaaagttccattaaatttcgtgtgcagaatcaaatttctggtgccgaaccGATCAAAATGTTAGAGATGTTTTCggtgataaattttttttgtcagaaacaagtgtttttgactggtacaaattattcaaagaggatcgAGCACGCGTTGAAggcgaaccacgtccaggacggcgatcaacatcaactgacgatcaacacatcaataaaataaaagaattggtatTTCACGACGTTGAAGAACTTACTGGCATCTTTGGAATATCGGATGATCAGTGAAAAcgattttgaaagatcatttagaccaaggaaaagtgaaagcacgactggttccaaaatcactacattttttcgaaagtcagcatcgcgttaacgtctgaTAAACAATGATTTTCGACTACAGGATGTCTTCAAACGCATCATTACTTgcgatgagtcttgaatctatgATTACGATCCGAAAGCAGACAATCAATCGGCTGAATATCTTGGCAAAGCTGAGCCGAAGTCTAAAAAAcaacgtcaaagcaggtcaaatatcaaggttatgttgacagctTTTTTCGATtgtcgaggtgtggtgcactccaaatTCTTTCCGACCGGCTTGTAAACAAGcaatactatttgagtattatgcgtcgtttgcgtgaagctattcgtaaacagaggccggaattatctgccgccaattttttttctttttgaacccatataatgcaccgtcgcttgctacattgattcttcgtgagttttttgccaaatttcaattgATATCGTGCCGCAACTCCCGTATTCGCCAAACTTAGCTCCGTGcgactt
Proteins encoded in this region:
- the LOC120767685 gene encoding PE-PGRS family protein PE_PGRS33-like — translated: MSKFGLMLLLLGTTMVFWRQAEAKPLFLLSKNFFALTTRAPSTGSGYSYSPSASASGGLAQLPVGIISSKLGLISSLLSTFGGGGGGGFGLGFKSNVAATTRRPKKTSKSTTEPNTVFTPETSTKAYTITTTTTAATTTTTTTAAPEEPVSTTTAATIDVKPTVIAQRPAVIEPTEASESVASSNVNSGFEVIYDNTNNGNQSGGLALTNAEGTSNAFSTGGADGVNAASSSGSNGGYEVIYSNSGTGGLKASAEVGGSSGLGGSGGFGFSGAIGGAVGGSKVSTNGASGVNVASSSGSKGGYEVIYSNSGTGGLKASAEVGGSSGLGGSGGFGLSGAIGGAVGGSKVSTNGASGVNVATPSGSKGGYEVIYSNSGTGGLKASAEVGGSSGLGGSGGFGLSGAIGGATGSSGGFGISGAVGGSNAFGISGGSGSSNTAGSASLSAGGLTSGGLTSGRPKISGYSYNKPEDTSLKQKFSAEI